The Bacteroidota bacterium DNA segment AAGCGGGATGGGGGCGATCGTGCGTTTCGATGCCGGAAGATTCTTTGCTACTTTCTTTTAAAGAAAGTTGAATACCAATCACGAGAATAGATATCCTTCCTGCAAGCTTGAGTTGCTCCGCAGGGTGACTTTTTTCACAAAAAAGTCACCATTCCTCGGCTCCGCTCGGGAACCGCCCAAGCCCGACCGCCCGATCCTGGCATGTTCGTGGCACTCCAGGCCTAAAACGATTGAACTCGTCCCGATTAATCGGGACTCAGACAGCAATCGTTTCTGACGGCCTTCCGTTTCTCACTTCGTCGGCTGGCCGATGTCGGCAAGGACAAAAATCCGGGGAATTGGATTTTGTATAGGTGGGTGGCCACCGGTGCCACTATCGTTTAGCCCAACTTTAATCCGGAAAATGTCAAAAATGAACCGGATTAGTCGAACCAGGACTTAAAACCAATGGGATTGTCGGTCATGAGGTCGCTGACTCCCACAGCCACCGCTGCCTGTAGATCGGGTAAGGTGGTGTAGCCGTATCCAACCAGTTTCACCCCTGCACTGGCAGCACCTTTGACAATATCCGGAGATACATCTTCCCGGTGCAGGAGAAGCATTGGGTAGTGGTTCCTGATACAAATTTCGAGTCCGGCCGGATCGCGATCATACGCTACCTGTATATCCGGATTGAGGGCCCGGATTGAATCTAATTGGTTCGCATTCGTGCTGGTAACAACCAACCGGCGATCGAGATTATATCGTGAAGACAGGGTGACCACCTGTCTGATCACCTTGTAAACGGCTTCTCCCTGGCCCCATTTTAAGTCGAGGTAGATCCGGTCAAAACCAGATCCAAAACGCCGTGCGAACTGTTCAAAGGTCAGAAGGGTTCCGCCGGTCTGATTAAAAAAACCACTCCGCAATCTGGCAGTGGGCGTTTCAATAACAGGTTGATTGAAGGTGGTCAGGCGGTCGGTCTGGTAATCGTGAAACAACACCACACTGTCATCAGATGTGAATACCAGATCTGTTTCTAAATGGGTGATTCCGGCAGGAATAAGAACCTGTATGGCCTCTGCGGAATTTTCCGGATACTGGTAACTGGACCCGCGATGGGCAATCAGATGAATGTCTGACTGATCGGGTTCGTCCGATGAACACCCGTTAAAAAGTAAAACGATAACCCACAGTAAGACCCAATGTAAAATACCAGCTTTCATCTGAACTGAAGAAGTCCTTAATTTTTAAGTTACCAATGCTGATTTTCTGCCGGATGTATTTGATGGCCACTGCATCGGTGGTCAGTGTAAAATTACCAAAAACCAATGCCTGGTACCCGCCGCCTGCATGAAAACTTCTGAGGGAATACCGGTACTGGTCGTCCGTGGAAGACCAGTAGGAGGTGCCGCCAATCTTTAAGAAAAGGGGATTGGAACCCTGCGTGAGGTACCACGTGGCCGATAGCCCGGCTGATTCGAGGGAATAGCTCCCATAGGTGGCTGTTAACCCAAACTGCGAATTCCAGAGCACTTCCAATCCGGCATATCCGCCAGTCTGATGCGTCCCATTATACCCAATTAACGGTTGAAGGGACCAGGAATGACCTTCCTGAGCCACCGTCAGGGTTGAGCCAAATAGCAGGGAAAGGGAGATGAGCAGGGGTTTCATGGATTTTTAAAAGTTTTAACAGTGTTCCGGTTTCTGGTTTGACAATGATCGGCCGTTTTTCTTGCACTTGGAGTTGAAATACCGGCTTCAGTGTCAGGAAATACCTGGATGACCAATCGATTCTGACCGTACTCTCAGTTTGGTCGTGTGGATAGTCATGGCTGATTTTCCTACCTTTGACCCTCAATTAAAAACCATGCTAAGCCGGTTATACATAAAAAACGTTGCCATCATCAGCGAACTGGAATTATCCTTTCCGGGCTCCATGAATATTCTGACGGGGGAAACCGGCGCAGGCAAATCCATTCTGCTCGGTGCCATCGGACTTCTGCTGGGTGAAAGGGCCTCTTCCGACCTGATCAGAACCGGATCGGACCGGGCTCTGGTTGAAGGAACCTTTACCATCGGCGATCCCGCCTGGCTGAAAACCCTGCTTCAATCAGAAGAAATCGACACAACACCGCCCGATCTGGTGATCCGCCGGGAAATTACCAGCCGGGGTCAAAACCGGATTTTTATCAACGATCAGGTGGTCAGTCTGAACCTGCTGCGGTCCATCGGAGACCGGCTGGTCGATCTTCACGGACAGCATGACCATCAATCGCTTCTGAATCAGGACCTGCAGAAACAGTTTCTGGATGATTTTTGTGGCAACAGTGCCCTTCTCGATGAGTTTAAAACCGTCTGGACGGAATGGGATCAATCCAACCGCAATCTGGCTAAATTAAAAAAGGAGCGCCAGTCCCTTCTGGAAAAGCAGAAATTGTCGGCCTTTCAGCTAAAGGAAATCGATGACGCCGGCGTGCATGCAGGTGAAGATTCCGATCTGGAACAGGAACTGAACCGGCTCGATCACGCCGGATTTCTTTTCCAGACCTCGGGAGCCGTGGCCTGGTCCCTGACCGGTGATGAGGCGCAGAATCTTCACGCTCAACTGACCGATGTTCTCAAAAAACTGGAAGAACTCGTCCGGATAGACCCGGCGCTTGCCGAGTATCAGAAAGAACTTCAGTCTGCGTCCATTTCCATAAAGGAGACCGGTCGTTTCTTTGCCCAATATGCCGACCGGGTGGTTGTGGATCCCGAAAGGCAGGTGGCGGTCAGAAATCGCCTCGATCTGATAAACCGCCTGAAAAAGAAATATGGCCCCACTCTAACCGAAGTGCTCGACCTTCGTGAACGACTGGCAGGGGAACTGGCAGGGGATCTGAATGTGGATGGCCGGATTGCCGCCATGGAAACCATGGTGGATGAGTTAAAGGCCAAAACTGAAAAGCTGGCTTCCGGCCTCTCGGACCGGCGATCAAAAGGTGCAGTCAGGCTGGCCAGATCGGTGATTGATCAGTTAACCGGCCTCGGATTGGAAAAATGCCGCTTCGAAATCAGGGTGACCAGTGAAACGGACCCCGGTTCCCCTTTTCAAAAGGCCGGCACTCCCGTGAAAATGAATCAGGATGGCTGGGATCAGGTGGTGTTCCTGATTTCAACCAACGCAGGTGAAGAGCTGAAACCGCTGTCCAAAGTGGCTTCTGGTGGCGAGATTTCAAGGATCATGCTGGCCATCAAGGCGGCCACTGCCGAAGCGGCTGGCGTGAATGTGCTCATCTTTGATGAAATAGATACGGGAGTGAGCGGGAAAATTGCCAGTGCCGTTGGTAAAGTATTGACGCAGCTGTCTGTGAACCGGCAGATTTTTGTGATCACCCATCTCCCACAGGTCGCCAGTATTCCCGGTGACCACTATCAGGTCAGGAAATCCGTTCAGAACGGATCGACCGAATCAACCGTCATTCAACTTGGTCAACAGGAACGAATCGAGGAAATTGCACGGTTGCTTTCCGGTGAGTCGGTTACCGACCGGTCACGGGCACAGGCAGCCGACCTGCTTGGACTAGCCTAACTTATTTTATGAAATCAAAAAATCTGAAACTGTATAACTCTCTGACACGCCGGATTGAACCGTTTGAACCGGGGAATCCTGAACGGGTAACCATGTATGTCTGCGGCCCGACTGTGTATGGCGACTCTCACATCGGTCATGCCAAATCCTACGTGTCCTTCGATACCATTTTCCGGTGGCTGGTGGCCAGCGGGTACAATCCGCTTTACGTTCAGAACCTCACCGATGTGGGTCATTTGCTGGGCGATGACAACGATGGGGAAGACCGGATTCTGAAAAAGAGCCGCGAAACCAGAACCGAACCCATGGCCATCGCCGAACATTATACTCACAGCTATTTCGAGGACATGGACCGGTTGAACATCCGGCGCCCGCACATTTCGCCCCGTGCCACCGGGCATATTCCCGAGCAGATCGAACTTATTGAAACCCTCATTGAAAAGGGTTACGCTTACGAATCGAACGGTTCGGTCTATTTCGATGTGAAAAAATTCGGGGAATACGGGAAGTTATCGGGTAAACGGATTGATGATCTGCTCGAGGGAACCCGCTTCGAGGTTCATTCAGATAAGAAAAGTCCGCTCGACTTTGCGCTCTGGAAAAAAGCAGAACCCAACCACCTCATGAGGTGGCGGTCCCCATGGAGTATTGGTTTCCCCGGCTGGCACATTGAATGTTCGGCCATGTCGATGAAGTATCTGGGAACCACTTTCGATATTCATGGCGGTGGATTGGACAACCAGTTTCCTCATCATGAATGCGAAATTGCTCAATCGGAAGCAGCAACAGGGAAGCCCTTTGCCCGGTACTGGATCCATAACAACATGGTCACGGTGAACGGCGAAAAAATGTCCAGGTCCAAGGGAAATGTCATGAACCTGAAAGACCTGCTTCGCTCCTACGACCCGATGGTGCTTCGGTTTTTTGTGTTAAACTCTCATTACCGTTCCCCCATTGATTTCTCGGCAGAAGCCATTCTGGCGGCTGGCCGTGGGTTTGAACGACTGATGCAAACAGCCGGACCGTATCTGAAAATAACCGGGACAGAGGAGCCGGTCTCGCCGGTGGTGAAGGGATGGGTGGATGAATTTGACAAGGTGATGAATGAGGATTTTAACACCCCTCAGGCGTTGGCCGTGGTTTTTAACGCCATCAGAAGCATCAATTCCGATGCCGGTCTGGCGGGAAATCAGTCCGATCTGGCTTGTTTCTTCAGATACACCCTCTCCGAGGTGCTCGGATTGGTTCCCGCGGAATCCGGTGGAAAAAATCTGGAGAAGGAACTGGGAACAGCCATGGATCTGATTCTGGAACTCCGTTCCGATTACCGCAAAGAGAAAAATTGGGCGAAATCCGATTTGATCCGTGATCGTCTGGCCTCGGGAGGTCTGATGATTGAAGATGGAAAAGACGGTGCCCGTTGGAAAATAAAAAACTGACCGCTGAGGACGTATCATGGAACCTGTTGCAACCGGAATAAGGGAATTCAAAGCCACGGCCCTGGTGACCCGCGGAATGGCCGATGCCATGGGCTACCTGAACGGGGCCGATCTGTTCAAGCTGCTTGAACTGACTGCACACGCCTGTGCCCGCCGGTTCTGCGGTTTGCCGGTGGTGACTGCACATGTCGATCCGCTCGATTTTAACGTACGCGTCCGGCAGGACACCAAACTGACCATGATGGCAACCATCAATCTGGTCGAAAATTCCTCCATGGAAATCGGTGTGAAAGTCGTTCAGCCGTTGGGACTTCCTAATCAGGAAGAAGTGGTGACGGTTGCCTTTTTTATTGTTATTGCGGTTAACGATGACCGTAAACCCACCCCGCTGCCTGTGTTGAAGGGTGATTCTGATGCTGCAGAGCAACGACGCGAACTCGCGCGCCTTCGCAAGCAGCTCCGCAAGGAATATCAGGTCAAAATCACCGAATTGAACCGCCTCATGACCTACTGATGCCGTTCCCTCCATGAAATATCCTCCTCAGCTAATTGCAGCAGTACAGGCTGCCAGTGACATTGTGGAGGTGGTCCGCGAACGGGTGGACCTGAAAAAAAAGGGAACCAACTACTGGGGAAGATGCCCCTTCCACTCAGAAAAAACTGCCTCCTTTTCCGTCAGTCCCTCCAAGGGAATCTTTAAGTGTTTTGGTTGCGGGAAGGGTGGCTCTGTTTTCCAGTTTATCATGGAAACCGATGGCCTTTCCTTCGGGGAAGCGGTGCGTGTTCTGGCCGAAAGAGCCCGGATTGAACTTCCCAAACCCGGAAGGGAAGATGAGGAACGGTTTAACCGCGAAGACTCCCTCTTTGAAACCAACCGGTGGGCCATGTCCGCCTGGATTGCCAATCTGCAGTCACCGGCTGGAAAAGCGGCCCGGGAATACCTTGAAAACAGAGGAATCACCGCTGAAAGCATTTCAAAGTTTAACCTGGGGTATGCCTTACCCGGTTGGGAGGATCTGAAATCGACCGCCTACCGCGATCAGATCAGAAGTGAATTTCTCGAGGAACTCGGTCTGGTGATTCGCGGCGATCAGGGAAAAACCTATGACCGGTTCAGGGACCGGCTGATGTTTCCCATTCAGGATCACATCGGGCGTTACATCGGATTCGGGGGTCGTATCATGACCTCAGACACCGATTTTGCCAAGTACATGAACTCACCTGAATCGGCGGTTTACCACAAATCCAGGGTGCTGTACGGACTTTTTCAGGCACGTGAATCCATCCGGAAAAAAGAGTCGGTCCTGATTGTCGAAGGCTATCTCGATGTGATTTCACTTCATCAGGCCGGTTTCACTCATGCCGTAGCCACATCGGGTACCGCCCTGACCCCCGATCAGGTGCGGTTGATCAAGCGTTATACCGATAAAAACGTGGTCTTCCTTTATGATGGTGATTCCGCCGGCCTCAGTGCAATGGAAAGATCCCTGCCGGTTCTTTTTACCGAGGGAATTATCCCCACCATTCTGACCCTGCCCGATAACCACGACCCCGACTCCTTCATCAGACAAAAGGGAGCCGATCAGTTCACCTGGTTCCTGAATGAAAAACGCCGGTCAGCCATCGATTTTGTTCTGGGCTACTACCAGTCTCAGGCAGGTGATGCCATCAATGACCGGGAAGAAGCCATCCGCCGGGTGATCGATCTGGCAGCCGTTTACCCCGATGGAGTGGGTCGCGACCTGATCATCCAGGAGTTGGCCTCGCTTGCCCGGATTCCGGAATCCACCTTGTTTGCCTCGTTGAAAAAGCGGGGAGGTCAGCAGTCCCTTCCGACCCGGCCTGTCAGAGAAAAGCCGATGGCTCCGCCCGACACACTGCCGGCCGTGAAACCGGTCCGGACCACCCTGCTGGCACCTGAACGTGACCTGCTGAAACTCATCATTGAATATGGGAAAGTGGTGGCTGCTTATCTGGGGTACTTTGTCGCCCCCGGTTATTTTCCAACAGAACTGGCCAGGTCGGTCTATGAAAAGGCCCTCGCTCTTTCCGAAGAACGGGAGTATTGGGAACTTCAGGATCTGGCCGACCGCTGTACCGAACACGAGCAGGAATTGGTCTATCGTCTTGCCATCGAAAAATACTCCATTTCACCCAGATGGAAATCCATGGGGTTCGATAAGGAATCCCTCGATGTCCGACGGTGGATTGAGGATGCCATTACCCGTCTGCGGATTCAGTCTGTGGAATCCCATATACATGATCTGAAAAACCAATTGGCCTCGACCGATGATCCGGAGGTCCAGCAAAGCATGATGCGGTCGGTTCAGGAATTGCTTGCCGAAAAAAAGAAACTCCTCTCCGGTGATCTGTTCCGGCAGGAAGATGAGCCTGCATGAACCGGAAACGGTTGGTTCGTTCACTTCTGGATTGGTACACCCGAAATCTGCGTCCGCTGCCCTGGCGGAAGGTTTCTGATCCTTGGCCCGTCTGGGTATCAGAAATCATGCTTCAGCAGACTCAGGTGGCTACCGTTCTCCCCTATTTTACCCGGTTCATGAACCGGTTTCCGACCATTGAAGCACTCGCCAATGCAGAGGAAGAAGCTGTTTTAAAATCCTGGGAGGGGTTGGGGTATTACAGCCGTGCCAGAAATCTTCAGACGGCAGCCAGGCAGGTCATGACCTTGTATGACGGAAAGATTCCGACCCGGTACGAATCATTGATTGAATTGAAAGGAATCGGACCCTACACCGCGGCGGCCATTTCCTCGATCTGTTCGGGTGAAGCCATTCCGGCAGTGGATGGGAACGTACTCCGTGTGGTATCCCGGTGGATCGAACTCCCCGAAGATATTTCAAAACCCCAGACCCGGCAGCAGATTTCTTCCATTTTGCAACCCATGATACCCTCTGGTCAGGCAGGTGATTTTAACCAGGCCATGATGGAACTGGGGGCCCTGATCTGCCGGCCGGCGAATCCCGATTGCACAAATTGCCCGGTTCTTCCCGATTGTCTGGCGGGACTTCATGGAACCACCGGGCGGTTTCCCGTCAAAACCAGAAAAACCGGTAAACCCCACTTTACCATTGCGGTCGGATTGGTGCTGAAGGGTGACCAGGTTCTGGTAGCCCGGCGCCGGGAAGGTCAGATGCTGGCAGGCTTATGGGAATTCCCGGGGGGCAAGGTTGAACAGGGTGAAACGGTTGAGGAAGCACTCATCAGGGAAATGAAGGAAGAGGTTGATCTGCAGGTTACCCCGGACCGCCTGCTGCTGACGGTTCCTCACGAATTCACGCACCGGAAAATTACCATTCATGCGTACATTTGCTCACGCTGGAAGGGGGTCGGAAAAGCACTCTCCGGCAGTGAAATCAGATGGGTGGCACTCGGGGACCTCGATAAAATGCCGTTTCCGGTTGCCAATCAGAAAATCATACAGGCACTGAAAGACTTCCTTACATGATGGTGGTTTTGCTTCTTCTGCTGAATCTGAATGCTGGCGGAACCAACAGCCAGAATTGCCTGCAATTCACCGATCACGTGGCCCGATTGCGCCTGGAATCATTCAGGGAAGTCAATGAATGGCTTCAGGTGGTCCGCACCACAGACGGTTCCCATCTGCAGATCATCCGTCCGACGGGCCGGGCGGCCGCCCTGCATCATGTTGCCGACAGCCTTTATCACGTCAGGGAGTATGAAAGGGCACGGAAAACCTATCTGGCGGTTTTGAAAGCCGATTCATCCGCCTGGTCGGCCATGTTATATCTGGGTGATACTTTCTATATTGATGATCGGTATGATACCGCCCGGTACTGGTTCGAAAAAGCCCTGGCTTCCAATCCGGGAAGCTGGAAATCCTGGTATTATTATGGTGAATTACTTGCTGCATCCGGTGATACCTCGGCTGCCTGGGATGCTGCGATCCGGTCGGTGATACTCAATCCGTATGGGGCAGAAGGGTGGGGTCTTCTGAGCCTGCTATCCACAATGACCGGGTACCAGATCTGGAATCCGGCCGATTCCCTTCATGTCTGGTACAGTCCATCCAATCCCTGTCTTCAGGCAGACTCCCTGCTGCTTCCTGCTGGTTTCAGACAACAATTGGATCCAGCCTTGCTGTCATCCGGAAACGCAGATGAGCGTTTATTGGAATTCTACCGGCTGGAAACGGCCTGGTGGCGCACTCACCGGCCCGAGGAAGATGAAACTCTCTATCAGAAATGGTGGTTTCTGGAGTATCTTCTGACCATCAGCGAGGTGAATGAATTCAGATACCATTTTATCTGGTCACATAAACTCATGCAGGTCCCAGAGCTGGGATTGTTTCTTACTGATCAGGAATTTCATGAAATGGTTGAATTTTTTAAGTCTCAGTTTCTTTTCAGGACCGATCCTGAATATTGATTTGGAATAAAACCCGGACTGCAATATTTTTAAAATCTTTAATAAGATTTTTTCGAACATCGGAGGTTAGGAATGGCTTTTTCAAGATCAGTTTCATTGCTTTTCATACTGATCCTGGGTTCACTCAGCGCAGTGGCGCAGACACAAGCGGTGTCTGATGAGGAGAATGCTGCAAATAAGTTTTTCAATGAAGGGAATGCCTTCCTGAAAAAGGGCCAGGCCAAGGAAGCCATTACCGCCTATGAGGAAGCCATTAAAACCTACCCGAAAGCCGGCCGTTTCTACTACAACATGGGTCAGGCTTACCGGAAACAGGGAAACACAGCCTCTGCGATTGAAACCTTCAAAAAGGGAATTGAGGCCGAACCTTCCTTTGCAAAAACATACGATGCACTCGGAAAAGCCTATGAACAATCCGGAAAACTGGATGAAGCCATCAAGGCCTATCTGAAAGGCATACAGACCGTTCCGGATGAAGAAGACAATTACGTGTCGATCGGACGTGCCCTGATTCAGGATCGTAAGCCTAAGGAAGCCATCAAACACCTGCAGAAGGCCATTGAACTGAATCCCAAGGATGAGTTTGCCTATTACTACCTGGGCATTGCCCATTCAGAAAACAAGGATCACAAGGAAGCCGTGAAGGTATTCACCAAAGGAACCGAGGTGAATAACAAGAATGACGAACTGTACCTGCGCCTTGCCATGTCACAGAATGAACTGGGTGATTATAAGAATGCTGCTGAGAACGCCAAAAAATCAGTAACCCTCAAAAAGGGTGGTGACAACCGCAAAGGTGCCAACTATTATGAACTTGGTCGTGCTCTGAAAGGGTTGGCCAAGAACGGAGAGGCCCGCGATGCTTTTAAAAGTGCCAAAAAAGATGCATCCTGGGCACGGAATGCCGACTATCAGCTCGATCTGCTCAAAGGAAAATAATCCGGTCGGCAGGTCTTGAATTTTTGACAGGCCTGCGTTACCTTGTAAAACATGAAAACAAACCGTCCCATTTTGCTTCTGGTCCTGACCGCCCTCTTTATGGGGGTTACCGGTTTCAGCCCCACACAGGGGAATGTGGACTATTTTAAGGTCAGAAGCATGGGAGACCGCATTCTTCTCGAGTGGAAGAGTCTCGATGAAGAAGGTCTGATCGGTTACTCGCTCGAGCGTCGGAAAGAAAATGAAACCGGGTTCGATGCCATCCGGAACTTTGAGCCCCTTGGCAGTGGCTCTCTTTATCAGTTTATTGACCTGGGCCTTTATAAAACAGCAGCCGGGAATGTTGATTACCGCCTGAAGGTGGTGACCCGCAGCGGGACCACCTACCTGGAAGGAAGTGGGAATTACACCACCACTTCTGTCCGAAAGACCTGGGGCAGTATCAAAGCCATGTTTAAGTAAACCGAAACCAAAAGTTTCGGTTTTTTTTTATCATACAGATTTCAAACCGATCCATGACTTTTCCCTCCCGTCATCTCACCGGAATTGAGACACTGGCCGCCTCAGACATTCTGTCTGTGCTGAAACTGGCTGCCGACTACCGTCTTTTATTGGACCAGACAGATAAAAACCTCACCGACCTTCGCCATGTGACGGTGGCCAATCTGTTTTTTGAAAATTCAACCAGAACCCGGTTTTCGTTTGAACTGGCCGAGAGACGTCTGGGTGCCACCATTATTAATTTCACCAATGAGTCGAGCAGCATCACCAAGGGTGAAACCGTTCTGGATACGATCCGGAATCTGGAAGTCATGAAAATTGACATGATGGTGCTCAGACATACCATTTCCGGAATTTGTCACCTGCTGGGTCGCAGCGTGTCTGCCTCGATCATCAACGCCGGCGAAGGAACCCATGAACACCCCACCCAGGCTTTGCTCGATGCACTCAGCATTCAGCAGCATTTTAACGACTTCCGCGGCTTGCAGGTTGGTATAATCGGAGATATTCTTCACAGCCGGGTAGCTCGTTCCCTCATTTTCACCCTGGTAAAACTGGGATCTTCAGTTCATCTGATCGGACCGCGGACCCTGGTCCCGGAAGCCTTCGGTAAGCTGGGTGCACGTATTCATTATCAACTGGATCCGATCCTTCCGGAACTGGATGTAACCGTCAGCCTGCGTATTCAGCTGGAAAGAATGGAATCGGGGTATTTGCCCTCGCTGATTGAATTTCATAAAGAGTACGGCATCGACGAGCGCCGGATATCCAGAATGAAAAGCCACGCCATTCTGATGCACCCGGGCCCTGTGAACCGGGGTGTTGAAATGTCTCACTTCGCCGTTGATTGCGGAAAAAGTATCATCCTCGATCAGGTTACCAATGGTGTGGCTGTGCGGATGGCGGTACTGAAAATGATTGATGCCTACCGGAAATCACTATGAAACGTTTTGTGAATTTTAACATTCAGGATCCCTGGAATACCGGTCAGTCCGTCTGGAATAACGAATTGGTGGTTGATCAGGATGGAATAATACTTCCTCCCGGTGCAGAAACCGGTCAGGAACCGATTGAAACGATCGATGGAAACGGGCGCTGGCTGGTTCCCGGTTTTTGTGATACTTACTGTTTCTTTGGCGAACCAGGACTCGAATACCGTGAAACCATCAGGACCGGCAGCGAAGCTGCTCTGGCCGGTGGATTTACCTCGGTCTGTATTTACCCGAATACACGTCCGCCGGTTGATAATCTGCAAACCTATGAGTACCTGCAATCGAAAATCGGCGGGGCTCCCATCGATATCCACATCGTTGCCAGCCTGACCAAAGGGTGTGAGGGGCAGTTTATCGCTCCGGTCATGTCATTTACCTCGGTCGGTGTGCATCTGTTTTCGGATGGTTTACAGCCGGTTCAGTCTTCCCTGCAGATGAAAAGAACCTGTGAATATGTGTCGATGTATGATGGGCTGGTCATTCAATCGCCCGAAGACCGCACACTTGCAGGTCAGGGGGTGTTGAACGAGGGAGTTCAGTCGGCGCGGCTCGGACTTCCCGGGGTTCCGGCGATCACAGAATCCCTGATGGTTCACCGTGATGGAGAAATTGCCCGGGAAACCGGTGTGAGGCTCCATTTCTCGAATCTGACCACCCGGGCAGGAATTGAAGCATTTTCTTACCAGAAAGCCCGTGGGGCCAACCTTTCCTGCGGGGTATCTCCCTTTTATTTTCTTCTCAGTGATGATCATCTCGATTGGTATAACACCAATTTTAAACTGTGGCCGCCGCTTCGGTCCGAATCTGATCGGCTGGCAGTGATTGAGGCCATCAGAAGTGGGGTAATCGATATGATTCCAAGCAGTCACATGCCCCAATCGGAAATCGAAAAAACCACCGATTTCATTTCGGCCCCGATCGGAGCAATTGGTCTGGAAACCACCTTCGCTGCCTCTTACACCGGGCTGGTCAAGCAAGGCATTTTATCCATCGGATCACTGCTTGAGCGATTGATCGTCAATCCCAGAAAACGCTTCGGTTTAAAGCCCAATCCGCTGAGGCCGGGCGAACCCGCCGATTTTGTGATTATCGATCCGTTCGAAACGGTGACCGTTCTGAAGGATAGCCTGCGGTCGAAAAGTCGCAACACCCCTTTT contains these protein-coding regions:
- a CDS encoding tetratricopeptide repeat protein; the protein is MAFSRSVSLLFILILGSLSAVAQTQAVSDEENAANKFFNEGNAFLKKGQAKEAITAYEEAIKTYPKAGRFYYNMGQAYRKQGNTASAIETFKKGIEAEPSFAKTYDALGKAYEQSGKLDEAIKAYLKGIQTVPDEEDNYVSIGRALIQDRKPKEAIKHLQKAIELNPKDEFAYYYLGIAHSENKDHKEAVKVFTKGTEVNNKNDELYLRLAMSQNELGDYKNAAENAKKSVTLKKGGDNRKGANYYELGRALKGLAKNGEARDAFKSAKKDASWARNADYQLDLLKGK
- a CDS encoding dihydroorotase is translated as MKRFVNFNIQDPWNTGQSVWNNELVVDQDGIILPPGAETGQEPIETIDGNGRWLVPGFCDTYCFFGEPGLEYRETIRTGSEAALAGGFTSVCIYPNTRPPVDNLQTYEYLQSKIGGAPIDIHIVASLTKGCEGQFIAPVMSFTSVGVHLFSDGLQPVQSSLQMKRTCEYVSMYDGLVIQSPEDRTLAGQGVLNEGVQSARLGLPGVPAITESLMVHRDGEIARETGVRLHFSNLTTRAGIEAFSYQKARGANLSCGVSPFYFLLSDDHLDWYNTNFKLWPPLRSESDRLAVIEAIRSGVIDMIPSSHMPQSEIEKTTDFISAPIGAIGLETTFAASYTGLVKQGILSIGSLLERLIVNPRKRFGLKPNPLRPGEPADFVIIDPFETVTVLKDSLRSKSRNTPFLNQRFIGSVDAVFTRNRYHTFQEPAGNEYAG
- a CDS encoding aspartate carbamoyltransferase catalytic subunit, with protein sequence MTFPSRHLTGIETLAASDILSVLKLAADYRLLLDQTDKNLTDLRHVTVANLFFENSTRTRFSFELAERRLGATIINFTNESSSITKGETVLDTIRNLEVMKIDMMVLRHTISGICHLLGRSVSASIINAGEGTHEHPTQALLDALSIQQHFNDFRGLQVGIIGDILHSRVARSLIFTLVKLGSSVHLIGPRTLVPEAFGKLGARIHYQLDPILPELDVTVSLRIQLERMESGYLPSLIEFHKEYGIDERRISRMKSHAILMHPGPVNRGVEMSHFAVDCGKSIILDQVTNGVAVRMAVLKMIDAYRKSL